One window from the genome of Xenorhabdus bovienii SS-2004 encodes:
- a CDS encoding DUF6402 family protein: MGNSNMKVAVKGHVDKLNSKDIFVTEQIGMYLKDTYDFVGANEPLGIWSKNGILDKISSVDYAALYATGSWLALWIKYNGYIPVNNDSFRKWQKKHNEGSDFIVFSDILWMNPLPQYKTIHL; the protein is encoded by the coding sequence ATGGGTAATTCCAATATGAAGGTGGCTGTTAAGGGACATGTGGATAAATTAAACAGTAAAGATATTTTTGTCACCGAACAGATTGGCATGTATTTAAAAGATACCTATGATTTTGTTGGCGCTAATGAACCTTTAGGCATTTGGAGTAAAAATGGTATATTAGATAAAATTAGTTCCGTTGATTATGCCGCTCTTTATGCGACTGGAAGTTGGCTGGCCTTATGGATTAAATATAATGGGTATATTCCTGTAAATAATGATAGTTTTAGAAAATGGCAGAAAAAACATAATGAAGGTAGTGATTTTATTGTTTTTTCTGATATTTTATGGATGAACCCGTTACCACAATATAAAACTATTCACCTATGA
- a CDS encoding ISAs1 family transposase: MSSVSPLLQHFASLEDPRVQRTQLHSLENILTIAICAVICGAEGWVEIEEFGESKQDFFTQLLALTNGIPSHDTFGRVFAALDAQAFADCFTSWISTLAQGVDQDIIAIDGKTMRRSLDKANGKAAIHLVSAFACTNRLVLGQVKVESKSNEITAIPKLLRRLVLSGSLVTIDAMGCQKAIAHQLHEAGADYVLSLKENHPGLYNDVSHYFDYVSSQPERLSEYEDVDAGHGRIERRTVQMTHVDWLPEKACWCGLHSIIRVIRERYVGNEVSRESCYFISTLRPTEAQRAATAIRSHWQIETQLHWCLDIAFNEDQQRMREGNAAANMALLNKIALNLLRLAPTKAGIKARRKRAGWDGEYLLTVLGKAHQI; encoded by the coding sequence ATGTCCTCTGTCAGCCCTTTGTTACAGCATTTTGCCTCACTTGAAGATCCCCGAGTTCAACGAACTCAGTTGCATAGTTTGGAAAATATCCTGACTATCGCCATCTGCGCTGTGATTTGTGGCGCTGAAGGTTGGGTCGAAATTGAAGAGTTTGGCGAATCTAAACAGGATTTCTTTACCCAACTGCTTGCTCTCACTAATGGCATCCCCTCTCACGATACCTTTGGTCGTGTCTTTGCTGCACTTGATGCGCAGGCTTTTGCCGACTGTTTCACCTCCTGGATATCTACGCTGGCACAAGGAGTTGATCAGGATATCATCGCTATTGATGGCAAAACCATGCGCCGGTCACTCGATAAAGCCAACGGCAAGGCGGCAATCCATCTGGTCAGCGCCTTTGCCTGTACCAATCGCTTAGTTCTGGGACAAGTGAAAGTGGAGAGTAAATCCAATGAAATCACCGCTATTCCTAAGTTACTTCGACGATTGGTTTTGTCTGGAAGTCTGGTGACTATCGATGCCATGGGATGCCAGAAAGCGATTGCTCATCAATTACATGAAGCGGGCGCGGATTACGTACTGAGCCTGAAAGAAAATCATCCCGGCCTGTATAATGATGTCAGCCATTATTTCGATTATGTCTCATCCCAACCGGAGCGCCTGAGCGAATATGAAGACGTGGATGCCGGACATGGCCGCATTGAGCGACGCACAGTACAAATGACCCATGTTGATTGGTTGCCGGAAAAGGCGTGCTGGTGTGGTTTACACAGCATAATACGGGTGATCCGCGAACGCTATGTAGGAAATGAAGTGAGCCGGGAGAGCTGTTATTTTATCAGCACTTTACGTCCGACAGAGGCTCAACGGGCAGCGACAGCGATCCGCAGTCACTGGCAAATAGAAACGCAACTCCATTGGTGTCTGGATATTGCTTTTAATGAAGATCAGCAGCGAATGCGGGAAGGCAATGCAGCCGCCAATATGGCATTACTCAATAAAATCGCGTTGAATTTACTGCGCTTAGCTCCCACCAAAGCGGGAATTAAAGCACGCCGTAAACGGGCTGGTTGGGATGGTGAATATCTACTTACAGTACTGGGCAAAGCGCATCAAATTTAG
- a CDS encoding DUF6201 family protein produces MKNKYKFFFRKPWLVLFFIIIFIIWMLFPSTLFFGNWNKYFEDRGEDGQYTAVVYKKLPISPYAMWKYVILGDKYFIVLYDNKNRDIWKSSPFTSISYGAFSASFSLPTANKDAFIYPTNDGYEVIYVNKLK; encoded by the coding sequence ATGAAAAATAAATATAAATTCTTTTTTAGAAAACCATGGCTGGTTTTGTTTTTTATCATTATTTTTATAATATGGATGTTATTTCCATCAACATTGTTCTTCGGTAATTGGAATAAATATTTTGAGGATAGGGGTGAAGATGGTCAATATACCGCAGTGGTATATAAGAAATTGCCAATATCTCCATATGCAATGTGGAAGTATGTCATTTTGGGAGACAAATATTTTATTGTTTTATATGATAATAAAAACAGAGATATCTGGAAGAGTTCTCCTTTTACGTCAATATCATATGGGGCATTTTCTGCCTCATTTAGCCTTCCAACCGCTAATAAAGATGCTTTTATCTATCCAACAAATGATGGATATGAAGTCATCTATGTAAATAAATTAAAATAA
- a CDS encoding IS1 family transposase (programmed frameshift): MALVEVKCRFCGQTTPVKKHGKGEGGHQRYYCQSCRRTFQLEYTYRACHSGMKEQIVELAMNNAGIRDTARALHVSINAVVRTFKKLAPRCVTTLPLDTPELQLICEVDEMGSFISNKKRQRWLWYAWEPRLKRIVAHAFGARSKQTLRTLLEKLSAFDVAFWCTDNFGAYDILADEKHITGKLYTQRIERENLNLRNRLKRLNRKTLGYSKSVEMHDKIIGTFIERKFYY, translated from the exons ATGGCATTAGTTGAAGTGAAGTGTCGGTTTTGTGGCCAAACCACGCCTGTTAAAAAACACGGTAAAGGAGAAGGTGGGCATCAACGATATTATTGCCAGTCCTGTCGTAGAACCTTCCAGCTCGAATACACTTACCGGGCTTGCCATTCGGGTATGAAAGAGCAAATCGTCGAGCTTGCCATGAATAACGCCGGTATTCGTGATACGGCACGGGCACTTCATGTCAGCATTAACGCTGTTGTACGCACTT TTAAAAAACTCGCGCCGCGATGTGTAACCACGCTGCCGCTGGATACCCCTGAGCTTCAGCTTATCTGTGAAGTCGATGAAATGGGGTCATTCATCAGTAACAAAAAACGGCAACGCTGGCTGTGGTACGCGTGGGAGCCTCGCTTGAAACGTATTGTCGCTCACGCTTTTGGCGCTCGTAGCAAACAGACACTCAGGACGTTGCTGGAAAAGTTATCCGCTTTTGATGTGGCATTCTGGTGCACCGATAATTTCGGGGCATATGACATATTGGCTGATGAGAAACATATCACCGGTAAACTTTATACTCAACGTATTGAACGAGAAAATCTGAACCTGCGTAACAGGCTAAAGCGACTCAATCGCAAGACGCTGGGTTATTCTAAGTCAGTTGAAATGCATGACAAGATCATTGGCACATTCATCGAACGTAAGTTCTATTATTGA
- a CDS encoding IS4 family transposase, giving the protein MTIIAIKHQLMQFFSDISLQHIAFQCAFMKRIRNIEPHVLILSLIAALSTGKITSIAQLHQKFNGLCPDKKQPVSYRPFYNQLRKAAFVEFVKILVRFAMAQWVEKQVSSPQKLMKFKQVILQDGSSFKVHSALADVFPYRFRTTGAAVECHMTMSLLTQSPVKMTVTADTAPERAYLPVPAMLRDQLLLADAGYVDFAYFEQVSLSGGSFIVRGSKSLNPQIVVTRNGQGKLLPKLLNKPLKSITRRTNRSEVLDLICRRNGYEFRLIRRWFAEEKRFCLWLSNLSVEEFTANDIMDIYRCRWQVELLFKELKSHTNWHRFATRKETLVTGLIWLSLLALLLRRSLASRLFPAVSLLKAAQNTEVWLWPIIENLLQRAWSETGFWLEKAQAYLCQNAFKTPQRKSCKYKTLDACFERLNA; this is encoded by the coding sequence GTGACGATTATCGCTATAAAACACCAGTTAATGCAATTCTTCAGTGACATTTCTTTGCAACATATTGCCTTCCAATGTGCGTTTATGAAACGCATCAGAAATATCGAGCCCCACGTGTTGATCCTCAGCCTTATCGCTGCACTGAGCACGGGTAAAATCACGTCTATTGCCCAGTTACACCAAAAATTTAATGGCCTGTGCCCGGATAAAAAGCAACCAGTCAGTTACCGCCCCTTTTATAACCAGCTCCGTAAAGCGGCTTTTGTCGAATTTGTCAAAATATTGGTCAGATTTGCCATGGCGCAATGGGTAGAGAAACAGGTCTCCTCACCCCAAAAACTCATGAAATTTAAACAGGTTATTCTCCAGGATGGGAGTTCGTTCAAAGTCCATTCTGCCCTGGCCGATGTTTTTCCCTATCGCTTCAGGACAACGGGGGCCGCGGTGGAATGTCACATGACAATGTCCTTGCTGACTCAGTCACCGGTAAAAATGACCGTGACCGCAGATACCGCCCCTGAGCGGGCTTACCTGCCTGTACCGGCGATGTTACGTGACCAATTATTATTGGCCGATGCCGGTTATGTCGACTTTGCGTATTTTGAGCAAGTGTCACTTTCCGGTGGTTCGTTTATTGTCAGGGGAAGCAAGTCCCTTAATCCTCAGATAGTGGTGACCCGCAATGGTCAGGGGAAATTATTGCCCAAGCTGCTCAATAAGCCGCTGAAATCCATCACTCGCCGAACCAACCGTTCCGAAGTGCTGGATCTGATTTGTCGGCGTAATGGCTATGAATTTCGCTTAATTCGTCGCTGGTTTGCCGAAGAAAAACGCTTTTGTCTCTGGTTGAGCAACTTGTCCGTGGAAGAGTTTACGGCTAATGACATCATGGATATTTATCGTTGCCGCTGGCAAGTAGAACTGCTGTTCAAAGAGTTAAAATCACACACAAACTGGCATCGATTTGCCACGAGAAAAGAAACGTTAGTCACGGGCCTCATTTGGCTGAGTTTGCTGGCTCTGTTGCTCAGACGTTCGCTGGCCAGCAGATTATTCCCCGCCGTTTCATTGCTCAAAGCAGCCCAAAATACGGAAGTCTGGCTGTGGCCCATAATCGAAAACCTACTCCAACGGGCGTGGTCGGAAACCGGTTTTTGGCTGGAAAAAGCCCAAGCGTATTTATGTCAGAATGCGTTCAAAACACCACAAAGAAAATCATGTAAATACAAAACATTGGATGCGTGTTTTGAAAGGCTTAATGCTTAA
- a CDS encoding IS110 family transposase: MQNVTLIGIDLGKHSFHVHCQDKSGKALLRKKFTRARLMEFLAGSPSATVVMEACAGAHFMARRIAAFGHEAKLISPQFVRPFVKSNKNDFVDAEAICEAASRPSMRFVQPRTEAQQAMRALHRVRESLVRDRVKTTNQMHAFLLEFGISMPIGTAVIKRLSTVLAENELPPYLAQLLMRLHAHYLYLVEQLTELETALEQELRRDETGQRLQTIPGVGPITASVLSSQLGDGKQYGCSRDFAASTGLVPRQYSTGGKNTLLGISKRGDKNLRRLLVQCARVFIQRIDYQSGRLAEWVKAQLERKHSNVVACALANKLARIAWAITTRQTVFER, from the coding sequence ATGCAAAACGTTACGCTTATTGGTATTGATCTCGGCAAACATTCTTTCCACGTTCACTGTCAGGACAAATCAGGAAAGGCCCTGCTGCGTAAAAAATTTACCCGCGCCAGACTGATGGAGTTTTTAGCGGGATCGCCATCAGCGACTGTTGTAATGGAAGCCTGCGCCGGTGCTCACTTTATGGCTCGCCGGATCGCTGCTTTTGGTCACGAAGCGAAGCTGATTTCTCCACAATTTGTTCGTCCTTTTGTAAAGAGCAACAAGAACGATTTTGTGGATGCTGAAGCCATATGCGAAGCTGCATCTCGTCCCTCCATGCGATTTGTGCAACCACGAACAGAGGCGCAACAAGCTATGCGCGCCCTGCATCGGGTCAGAGAATCACTGGTCAGAGACAGGGTTAAAACCACTAATCAGATGCACGCTTTTTTACTGGAATTTGGCATCAGTATGCCGATCGGAACCGCCGTGATAAAAAGACTTTCAACCGTCTTGGCAGAGAACGAACTTCCTCCCTATCTGGCACAGTTGCTGATGCGCTTACATGCCCATTATCTTTATCTTGTCGAACAGCTCACCGAGCTTGAGACGGCACTGGAGCAGGAGCTGAGACGTGATGAAACAGGACAGCGTCTTCAGACAATACCGGGCGTGGGTCCGATAACTGCCAGCGTCTTATCATCGCAGCTGGGCGATGGTAAGCAGTATGGCTGTAGCCGGGATTTTGCTGCTTCAACCGGTCTGGTACCACGCCAGTACAGCACGGGTGGCAAAAATACGCTTTTAGGGATAAGTAAACGCGGAGACAAAAATCTGCGACGGTTACTTGTCCAGTGCGCCAGAGTCTTTATCCAGAGAATCGATTATCAGTCAGGAAGGCTGGCTGAATGGGTAAAGGCTCAGCTTGAGCGAAAACACTCAAATGTTGTGGCCTGTGCGCTGGCCAACAAATTAGCCCGGATAGCCTGGGCAATCACAACACGGCAAACTGTGTTCGAAAGGTAA
- a CDS encoding Wadjet anti-phage system protein JetD domain-containing protein, giving the protein MIWLSRLESTANKHRFAAGKAVRTVKANAILDEILETHSQEALRQDVPSLLSQAVTQLLEGDWRAQPKHKASWHRYWRGMSLPNTFVYEGAIVPTKTASEIAWHPWLAERITGQLPLPIKARLQQLNTYLFRQTKGDKPLFPGLLGHRERSLLIFGDEKALDSMPPDGWKHVTLTLADMGAFRRAPPLPYESSGCRDLPAIIVENSDVYYRLCQLNRVQTHWSLVIYGAGNKVSGQAECVSQLLKVEQVKQLLYFGDLDVAGLKIAHQLYCKLLSDYDISLQLDRWLYDELILNCWVTPEGNANSERFDFESLCGWMPRFVLRQMKMLLATHQRLPQEGVASLGLVI; this is encoded by the coding sequence ATGATCTGGCTATCCCGGCTGGAGTCGACAGCAAATAAGCACCGTTTTGCAGCCGGTAAGGCCGTCCGAACAGTTAAAGCCAATGCGATTCTGGATGAGATATTAGAAACACATAGCCAAGAGGCTTTGCGCCAGGATGTTCCAAGTTTATTGAGTCAGGCCGTTACGCAACTGCTTGAAGGGGACTGGCGGGCTCAGCCTAAGCATAAAGCTAGCTGGCATCGCTACTGGCGGGGTATGAGCCTACCAAATACTTTTGTTTACGAAGGTGCCATCGTCCCTACAAAAACTGCATCAGAAATAGCCTGGCATCCCTGGTTGGCGGAACGTATTACAGGGCAACTGCCACTGCCAATCAAGGCACGTTTACAACAGTTGAATACATATCTCTTTCGCCAAACTAAGGGCGACAAGCCACTCTTTCCGGGCTTGCTCGGACACCGTGAGCGGTCTCTGCTTATATTTGGTGATGAAAAAGCACTGGATTCCATGCCGCCTGACGGCTGGAAGCATGTCACACTGACTTTGGCTGATATGGGCGCGTTTCGACGTGCTCCGCCTTTACCGTATGAGTCATCAGGTTGCCGCGATCTTCCGGCTATCATTGTTGAAAACTCTGATGTGTATTATCGACTTTGCCAACTTAATCGAGTTCAGACTCACTGGTCACTGGTTATTTATGGCGCGGGAAACAAAGTGTCAGGCCAAGCAGAGTGCGTGTCACAACTTCTCAAGGTCGAACAGGTAAAACAACTGCTCTATTTTGGCGATTTGGATGTGGCGGGCTTAAAAATCGCCCATCAGCTGTACTGTAAGCTACTTAGTGATTACGATATCAGCCTACAATTGGATCGGTGGCTCTATGATGAACTGATCTTAAATTGCTGGGTGACGCCTGAAGGAAATGCCAACAGCGAACGGTTCGATTTTGAGTCGCTGTGTGGTTGGATGCCGCGCTTTGTTTTACGACAAATGAAGATGCTGCTCGCGACCCATCAGCGTCTGCCTCAAGAGGGAGTGGCATCGTTGGGTTTGGTCATATAG
- a CDS encoding WYL domain-containing protein, translating to MPIINLQRQNKTGMYYSTFLEKHKTSLSHAQWLRLRYIERQLLWERKVTSRMIAEEFGVSAQQARTDVRTYLEIAPGNAFEQGGGRKGYFPSETFVPVLLGDNDLIWRATAEFQSPQTAHAQEIPLIHRAVHSRTLAIFLSAIELRGQVQVVYASMENPEGTSRTLTPTIIITVNGRQHVRAYDWDSSTFKDFVLARFLGLPELIVPAAAPPREDTSWEIAIPVRFIVNPALSEAQQEVIERDYILEPREFTIRAPMIFYLCPENNLPKTDDEYAQATDPSGQGPFVYPILAVHTQTGEPIHKYRHAGER from the coding sequence TTGCCAATAATTAACCTGCAAAGACAAAACAAAACTGGTATGTATTACTCAACGTTTCTTGAGAAACACAAAACATCCCTCAGCCACGCACAGTGGTTGCGTTTGCGCTATATCGAGCGCCAGCTACTATGGGAGCGAAAAGTCACTTCACGCATGATTGCTGAAGAATTTGGTGTCTCAGCGCAGCAAGCCCGTACCGACGTACGAACCTACCTTGAGATAGCACCAGGTAATGCTTTCGAACAGGGAGGCGGCCGAAAGGGATATTTTCCCAGTGAGACGTTTGTGCCTGTTTTACTGGGAGACAACGACCTAATATGGCGTGCGACGGCTGAGTTTCAATCGCCACAAACGGCTCACGCGCAGGAAATTCCACTCATACATCGCGCAGTGCATAGCCGCACACTGGCAATTTTTTTGTCAGCGATCGAGCTGCGGGGCCAAGTGCAAGTAGTCTATGCGTCAATGGAAAACCCTGAAGGCACGTCCCGTACACTGACCCCTACGATTATTATTACCGTCAATGGCCGTCAGCATGTACGTGCCTATGACTGGGACAGTTCTACGTTTAAGGACTTTGTTTTGGCGCGATTTCTGGGCTTACCGGAACTGATTGTCCCAGCTGCAGCCCCACCGCGTGAAGACACTTCGTGGGAGATCGCGATCCCTGTACGTTTTATTGTCAACCCAGCTCTAAGCGAGGCGCAGCAGGAAGTGATTGAGCGAGACTACATACTCGAACCACGTGAGTTCACTATTCGCGCACCGATGATTTTTTATTTGTGCCCCGAGAACAATCTGCCTAAAACCGACGATGAATATGCACAGGCTACAGATCCCAGTGGTCAAGGCCCCTTTGTCTATCCAATTCTTGCTGTGCATACCCAAACAGGTGAGCCTATTCACAAATACCGCCATGCAGGCGAGAGATAG
- a CDS encoding DUF4752 family protein, which produces MPPHIGQAPCFPFAGTSTPQAVNKLYDAFELDQIQDGQTMKIATKGDLVIMMYRQQSESK; this is translated from the coding sequence GTGCCTCCGCATATCGGGCAAGCGCCATGCTTCCCCTTTGCCGGAACATCAACGCCACAGGCGGTTAACAAGCTTTATGACGCATTTGAACTTGACCAGATACAGGACGGCCAGACTATGAAGATAGCTACGAAAGGCGACCTAGTAATTATGATGTATCGGCAACAATCAGAGAGCAAATAA
- a CDS encoding IS630 family transposase encodes MKINLTDAQKEALELMHDTTRDGRVRDRIKAVLLASEGWTAQMIAQALRIYESTVSRHLKDYFSEEKLAPENGGSESRLSAEQTTELVEYLMANLMHTTAQIVAYVRARWQVTFTVAGMTKWLHRQGFSYKKPMGAPHKFDADKQQQFIETYNALKEECGQNAPILFIDAVHPTLSTKLSYGWMKSGRKHVKVVETTGSRTRLNIMGALNLQRIEETIVREYPTINAKNVVLFFGSIRETYPLSQKIHIILDGAGYHRSGVVQFFAEVLNIELHYLPPYSPNLNPIERLWKYVNEQVRNNVYFPDTKTFRETLCHFFHVTLPEKAKELTTRLTDNFQILKPASSS; translated from the coding sequence ATGAAAATTAATCTAACAGATGCCCAAAAAGAAGCCCTCGAATTGATGCATGATACGACTCGCGATGGACGAGTACGTGACCGCATCAAGGCCGTGCTTTTGGCCTCAGAAGGCTGGACTGCCCAGATGATTGCTCAGGCTTTGCGGATCTATGAAAGTACGGTGAGCCGCCATCTGAAAGATTACTTCTCTGAGGAAAAACTCGCCCCTGAAAATGGGGGCTCTGAAAGCCGTTTGTCTGCCGAACAAACAACAGAATTAGTTGAGTATCTGATGGCAAATTTGATGCACACTACCGCACAAATTGTGGCCTATGTTCGGGCACGATGGCAGGTGACTTTCACTGTCGCAGGAATGACGAAATGGCTTCACCGTCAAGGTTTCAGCTACAAGAAGCCAATGGGTGCTCCGCATAAATTTGATGCGGATAAACAGCAACAGTTTATTGAAACCTACAACGCGCTGAAAGAAGAATGTGGCCAGAATGCGCCTATTTTATTTATTGATGCGGTTCACCCGACCCTGTCCACAAAATTAAGTTATGGCTGGATGAAGAGCGGGCGGAAGCACGTCAAAGTGGTTGAAACCACAGGCAGTCGTACTCGACTCAACATCATGGGTGCCCTTAATTTACAACGGATTGAAGAGACTATTGTTCGTGAATATCCGACGATTAACGCGAAAAATGTCGTCCTTTTTTTCGGCTCAATCCGGGAAACCTACCCACTTTCGCAAAAAATCCACATTATTCTGGATGGTGCGGGTTATCACCGTTCCGGAGTCGTCCAATTTTTTGCCGAGGTTTTGAATATTGAGTTGCACTACCTGCCGCCTTACAGCCCTAATCTCAACCCGATTGAGCGATTATGGAAGTATGTGAATGAGCAGGTACGAAACAATGTCTATTTTCCGGATACCAAAACATTCCGTGAAACGCTGTGCCACTTTTTTCATGTCACATTGCCAGAAAAAGCGAAAGAACTCACCACTCGGTTGACTGATAACTTCCAGATTTTAAAACCCGCCTCTTCAAGTTAA